Proteins from a single region of Vicia villosa cultivar HV-30 ecotype Madison, WI unplaced genomic scaffold, Vvil1.0 ctg.001530F_1_1, whole genome shotgun sequence:
- the LOC131635660 gene encoding uncharacterized protein LOC131635660 — translation MEVYGNSMVAAPSNVIYLSSILGHDGPSSVHKCDWKCQNERVCGNMFRCRLTGLTHICDKNCNQRILYDNHSSLCIASRQIFPLTPTEEQAVRGVRRKLDAAESSPVENIGCKRRRDAQFHPSPFERSFSAVSPICSQVGDGMDTN, via the coding sequence ATGGAGGTATATGGAAATTCTATGGTTGCAGCTCCTTCAAATGTTATTTATCTGTCAAGTATTTTGGGCCATGATGGTCCGAGTTCTGTTCACAAATGCGACTGGAAATGCCAGAACGAACGCGTTTGCGGAAACATGTTTCGCTGCAGGCTCACAGGGCTGACACACATCTGTGATAAAAACTGTAACCAGAGAATTCTGTATGATAACCATAGCTCCCTTTGTATAGCAAGTCGTCAGATTTTTCCCCTGACTCCAACCGAGGAACAAGCTGTGAGAGGCGTTCGAAGGAAGCTTGACGCGGCAGAGAGTTCGCCTGTTGAGAACATTGGTTGTAAGCGTAGGCGGGATGCACAGTTCCATCCTTCTCcttttgagagatctttctctgCTGTTAGTCCTATCTGCAGCCAAGTTGGAGACGGCATGGATACAAACTAG